One Cyprinus carpio isolate SPL01 chromosome A16, ASM1834038v1, whole genome shotgun sequence genomic region harbors:
- the LOC109081079 gene encoding uncharacterized protein LOC109081079 isoform X2, protein MPGETAHRSGPTQGLLDSGDPQSELPGPDLSGQTSSSSASTPTDSASSPSPSSPPKLSPLCTPFGPRLVMAKPTTSPRPQPEGASFELEGYSGNFGRPTGRFGRGACRRGPMKMERIKVLTGSEIESDFQEPETMDSRVVMGQEALLRNMDTQSGVLLGKQIGQETPSSGHQPSEPSMKCHIGLDENAKLDTGQVSSTADQTKSLTSVPEQEKSIGQIPECQVLESKVRDAELTDSSTLFPDNEGEPLSLSQGEVPSLSFSEPPYVVDPQRIGVLPGLDPDRYYTAPSTPIKMAYCSHLKQQWRPGSPSQSPGSPTDESDLCSPPTSPSGSYMTAEGGSWTSYTSSTSHSCSPNLTAEAELQEAPACYVESLSEIGDELGDDRTGNERDACLGKPDMPELLQDVACEVDILTRDTCSPHWVTEHVSTQENSSNKSKTDCQEDTGVSEGSLRPRDFQKAPDATQTFNDSHQSLEIDFNACFSEPSVSLDHPITPDDNASAALDTGSETPVTHSPETVDIESNSSNSLYLSASAPLFHGYSREDGLGSDAMFPASMLPFHGSLIIQADSMDITLFPTDDEQGNDVDAYAAGEEEADVDEYDDEDECDVEDVVNDEAQQQKAAWKVEKEVEDPNEDDTSASFLNSLSENSINEGVDESFAFQDDTEGSIDSTSYNGDEDDHMYSTEKHAELAQQFPGPDEPVQVEDDHLYSTEKHAELSQQFPGPDEPVQVEDDHLYSTEKHAELSQQFPGPDEPVQSVSHAKPESSGSESEMEISSGSSELPRVELQENLADCSVQGESVITQQISETKLLKGELSKELTAQTETMDMEGKQSTDPSTVTVTSEKGQQIATDDPTLPVDQGKVEQICSTVDSCVAGATAADMCYKTNVDDSQELDQKNGNSMELAETATNDLNKGVPQLTYLDECSPTNIPVCAYPELCDISDNLTPTDVLPFERSMNQDNLTENQPGNDVNQTSQTMSCSTYSRLVISPKKENSESYMTEEELYSESWTPRDPLSLGECCDFEAENLLMCEIARSVQSKGLPVSHNIAAGEDIMGDDEDNNRYCDLQEKMTDIDVGEVESNIASWRSIQDLSEAGGGEDDANNLQNPESNQLIDCSSDKGLMPLWNDPEKTSTPLILSASSEITLNMLSDDAKDVKDQTPNTDFNIPEDLSSDPLRKESDEITSERPQDVESCQGPNNVTLTATISPEHADLCGSSSKTVISYQSDNLGPVSNQGHSNSQKITLTNTDSVLENNLTFNLQGGSFGTFTFRKKPTDIKIVDPSESTIPQQISVSHKETSNSHDVASNEVVGEKVIQLRAHIKHETVTDEAKTTDRQFLEQETTTDAQDQETAKSDSHEKGKEGLKTCQKREEQDFTENVSFLEQNKNSDGDSHKSGLSQADSDEATPKTAQIANSGHATKPKVTDALKANIADLASMGNEKIQCQGKEMETTDIQAPHFDIFSVREEFGETLQKDDVSITENTALNQTPEQSMFDSPDPSCIEPKESVHTEPVAVTQTTDLTRPDGQKELSDRSLSRGSLTESTRDINDNHVGGSSFLRVDMPEQEMVSPTCSSTVVQEKDLSTPIQESQPIHEISQTSAAFSHIQPAPDSKPSQPDYQSPIRTPEISSMESAARETEEQTPTLVPIQDTYDHESERTVMTAKPCRHENPPVCKGHQTEQSQSTTPTGQTDSTHVQRTLNQSDEREMLPCISPRPDSLVKTQQKQAERLSIERDLCPISYRSKGPEDVDLPFKNNIGSGNETDSDGSVPELEEPSGTLLRPSNPQLAHSPADESVSRAKQSRSEKKARKAMSKLGLKQIHGVTRITIRKSKNILFVITRPDVFKSPASDIYIVFGEAKIEDLSQQVHKAAAEKFKVPLDPSPLPSDITPTLTIKEESEEEEELDEGGLEQRDIELVMAQANVSRAKAVRALRHNKNDIVNAIMELTM, encoded by the exons ATGCCTGGTGAGACTGCACATCGGAGCGGCCCCACACAGGGCCTTTTGGACTCTGGAGACCCACAATCAGAGCTGCCAGGACCAG ATCTGTCTGGTCAAACATCCAGCTCTTCAGCCTCAACTCCAACAGACAGTGCCTCCAGTCCTTCTCCCAGCAGCCCTCCAAAACTCTCCCCACTATGTACTCCTTTTGGACCCCGCCTGGTAATGGCCAAACCAACCACATCTCCTCGCCCACAGCCTGAGGGTGCAAGTTTTGAATTAGAAGGGTATTCTGGAAATTTCGGCCGACCAACAGGGCGGTTTGGTAGAGGAGCCTGCAGACGAGGTCCTATGAAAATGGAACGGATCAAAGTCCTAACTGGATCAGAAATAGAAAGTGACTTTCAAGAGCCAGAGACCATGGACTCAAGGGTGGTAATGGGGCAAGAGGCTCTGCTGAGAAACATGGACACACAAAGTGGAGTGCTGCTAGGAAAGCAGATAGGTCAAGAAACACCTAGTTCAGGACACCAGCCCTCAGAACCTTCCATGAAATGTCACATTGGGCTAGATGAAAATGCAAAGCTAGATACTGGTCAGGTGAGTTCTACTGCAGATCAGACTAAGAGTTTGACTTCAGTTCCAGAACAGGAGAAAAGCATAGGTCAGATACCTGAATGTCAAGTCCTAGAGTCCAAAGTGAGAGATGCCGAATTGACAGACAGCAGTACTCTTTTCCCAGATAATGAGGGAGAGCCACTGTCTTTATCTCAGGGTGAAGTGCCTTCCTTGTCATTTTCCGAGCCTCCCTATGTTGTTGACCCACAACGCATTGGTGTCCTTCCAGGACTTGATCCTGATCGCTACTATACAGCCCCTTCCACCCCCATTAAGATGGCTTACTGCTCACATCTCAAGCAACAGTGGCGCCCAGGGAGCCCAAGCcaaagtccaggatctccaacTGATGAGTCTGATCTGTGCTCCCCTCCTACCTCTCCCTCTGGTTCCTACATGACTGCTGAGGGAGGCAGCTGGACTTCATACACCTCCAGCACCTCCCACTCATGCTCTCCAAACTTAACAGCTGAGGCAGAGTTGCAAGAAGCTCCTGCTTGCTATGTGGAGTCCCTCTCAGAGATTGGTGATGAGCTTGGAGATGATCGAACTGGTAACGAAAGGGATGCTTGTCTGGGTAAACCTGATATGCCGGAGTTGCTGCAAGATGTTGCCTGTGAAGTGGATATACTAACAAGGGACACCTGTAGTCCTCATTGGGTTACAGAACATGTTTCCACACAAGAGAACAGCAGCAACAAGAGTAAAACAGACTGCCAGGAGGACACAGGGGTGTCTGAGGGCTCTCTGAGGCCTAGAGATTTCCAGAAAGCCCCTGATGCAACTCAAACTTTTAATGATTCACATCAAAGTCTTGAAATAGATTTCAATGCCTGTTTCTCAGAGCCATCTGTGAGCCTGGATCACCCTATAACACCAGACGATAATGCATCTGCTGCACTGGATACAGGGAGCGAAACCCCTGTCACCCACTCTCCAGAGACTGTAGACATAGAAAGTAATAGCAGTAATAGTTTATATCTCAGTGCCTCTGCTCCTCTGTTCCATGGCTATTCTAGAGAGGATGGGCTTGGGAGTGATGCAATGTTTCCTGCTTCTATGTTGCCTTTCCATGGAAGCCTGATAATCCAGGCAGATTCCATGGATATAACCCTGTTCCCCACTGATGATGAGCAGGGGAATGATGTGGATGCATATGCTGCTGGAGAAGAGGAAGCCGATGTAGATGAgtatgatgatgaagatgagtgTGATGTTGAAGATGTGGTTAATGATGAGGCACAGCAACAAAAGGCAGCTTGGAAGGTTGAAAAGGAAGTGGAAGACCCAAATGAAGATGACACCTCTGCATCCTTTCTAAATTCCCTTTCAGAGAATTCAATAAACGAAGGTGTAGATGAGTCCTTTGCTTTTCAGGATGACACTGAGGGCTCAATTGATTCCACGTCTTATAACGGGGATGAAGACGACCATATGTACTCCACAGAGAAGCATGCAGAACTCGCTCAACAGTTCCCTGGGCCAGATGAACCTGTGCAGGTTGAAGACGACCATCTGTACTCCACAGAGAAGCATGCAGAACTCTCCCAACAGTTCCCTGGGCCAGATGAACCTGTGCAGGTTGAAGACGACCATCTGTACTCCACAGAGAAGCATGCAGAACTCTCCCAACAGTTCCCTGGGCCAGATGAACCTGTGCAG TCAGTAAGCCATGCAAAACCCGAATCTTCTGGTAGTGAGAGTGAAATGGAGATATCCTCCGGATCATCTGAACTTCCACGTGTAGAACTTCAAGAGAATCTGGCAGACTGCAGTGTTCAAGGTGAAAGCGTAATCACACAACAAATTTCAGAAACAAAGTTGCTGAAGGGTGAGCTTTCAAAAGAATTGACTGCACAGACCGAAACAATGGATATGGAAGGAAAACAGAGTACAGATCCATCAACAGTCACGGTAACATCAGAGAAAGGACAGCAGATCGCCACAGATGATCCAACATTACCTGTTGATCAAGGCAAAGTAGAACAAATTTGTAGTACAGTTGATTCCTGTGTGGCAGGTGCTACAGCTGCTGACATGTGCTACAAGACTAACGTAGATGATAGCCAGGAACTGGATCAGAAAAATGGAAATAGTATGGAGTTAGCAGAAACCGCAACCAATGACCTAAATAAGGGAGTCCCCCAACTAACATACCTGGATGAATGCAGCCCCACAAACATTCCAGTTTGTGCCTATCCTGAACTGTGTGACATCTCAGATAATTTAACACCAACTGATGTTTTACCATTTGAACGTTCCATGAATCAAGATAATCTGACAGAGAATCAACCTGGCAATGATGTAAACCAAACCTCTCAAACTATGTCCTGCTCCACATACAGCAGACTTGTCATTTCGCCAAAGAAAGAGAACTCTGAGAGCTATATGACAGAAGAGGAACTTTACTCTGAGAGTTGGACACCAAGGGACCCCTTGTCTTTAGGTGAATGCTGTGACTTTGAGGCTGAAAATCTGCTCATGTGTGAGATAGCTAGATCAGTGCAGAGTAAAGGTTTGCCTGTCTCTCATAACATTGCCGCTGGAGAAGACATCATGGGTGATGATGAGGACAACAACCGATATTGTGACCTCCAAGAGAAAATGACAGACATTGATGTTGGTGAGGTTGAGTCAAACATTGCCAGCTGGAGATCGATTCAAGATCTTTCAGAGGCAGGAGGGGGTGAGGATGATGCAAATAACCTTCAAAATCCAGAGAGCAATCAACTCATAGATTGCAGTTCAGATAAGGGTCTGATGCCATTGTGGAATGATCCAGAAAAAACTTCCACACCCTTAATCCTGAGTGCTTCATCAGAAATTACATTGAATatgctttcagatgatgcaaaAGATGTGAAAGATCAAACTCCAAATACAGACTTCAACATTCCAGAGGATTTATCTTCAGACCCATTAAGGAAGGAAAGTGATGAAATAACATCTGAACGGCCTCAGGATGTGGAATCTTGTCAAGGACCTAATAATGTCACATTAACAGCAACCATTTCCCCAGAACACGCTGATCTTTGTGGATCTTCTTCAAAAACAGTCATTTCTTACCAATCAGATAATCTTGGTCCAGTTTCAAATCAGGGTCATtcaaattctcaaaaaattaccCTAACAAACACTGACTCTGTCTTGGAAAACAATCTCACATTCAACTTGCAAGGAGGATCGTTTGGTACCTTCACATTCAGAAAGAAACCAACTGATATAAAGATTGTTGACCCCTCAGAATCAACAATTCCCCAACAGATTTCCGTCTCTCATAAAGAGACATCAAACTCCCATGATGTGGCTTCAAATGAGGTTGTGGGGGAGAAAGTAATTCAGTTAAGAGCACACATCAAACATGAAACAGTAACAGATGAAGCTAAAACCACTGACAGACAATTTCTTGAACAAGAGACTACAACTGACgctcaggatcaggaaacagcTAAATCTGACTCACATGAGAAGGGAAAAGAGGGATTGAAAACATGTCAAAAGAGAGAGGAACAAGATTTTACAGAGAATGTTTCATTCCTGGAGCAGAACAAAAATTCTGATGGCGATTCACATAAATCAGGTCTTTCCCAAGCTGACAGTGATGAGGCAACACCAAAAACAGCACAGATTGCTAATTCTGGTCATGCCACAAAACCAAAGGTAACTGATGCCCTTAAAGCCAACATTGCAGATTTAGCCTCAATGGGAAATGAAAAGATCCAGTGCCAAGGAAAGGAAATGGAGACTACAGATATTCAAGCTccacattttgatatattttcagtgAGAGAGGAATTTGGTGAAACCCTGCAGAAAGATGATGTCTCTATAACAGAGAACACTGCACTTAACCAAACACCAGAACAATCAATGTTTGACTCCCCTGACCCTAGCTGTATTGAGCCAAAAGAGTCTGTTCATACAGAGCcagttgctgtaactcagacaACAGACCTTACAAGGCCAGATGGGCAGAAAGAACTTTCAGACAGATCTTTGAGCAGAGGAAGTTTGACAGAAAGCACAAGAGACATCAATGACAATCACGTAGGGGGCAGTTCATTCCTCAGGGTGGACATGCCAGAACAAGAAATGGTCTCTCCAACATGTTCATCCACTGTTGTCCAGGAGAAGGATCTCTCTACCCCCATTCAGGAGTCACAGCCCATCCATGAGATCTCCCAAACTTCTGCTGCCTTCTCACATATTCAGCCAGCTCCTGACAGCAAACCCAGCCAACCTGACTATCAAAGTCCCATTCGGACTCCTGAAATAAGCAGTATGGAATCAGCAGCAAGGGAAACAGAGGAACAAACACCAACTTTGGTTCCTATTCAAGACACATATGATCATGAAAGTGAAAGAACAGTCATGACAGCAAAACCATGCAGACATGAGAACCCTCCAG taTGCAAGGGACACCAAACAGAACAGTCCCAGTCCACAACACCCACTGGACAAACAGACAGTACCCATGTCCAAAGAACACTGAATCAGTCAGATGAAAGAGAGATGCTCCCCTGCATCAGTCCACGACCAGACTCCTTGGTAAAAACTCAGCAAAAGCAAGCTGAGCGACTGAGTATAGAGCGAGACTTGTGCCCAATTAGCTACAGATCAAAAGGCCCAGAGGATGTGGATCTCCCCTTCAAAAACAATA tagGTTCAGGTAATGAAACAGACAGTGATGGCTCAGTACCTGAGCTAGAGGAACCCAGTGGGACATTGCTGAGACCCTCAAATCCACAG
- the LOC109081079 gene encoding uncharacterized protein LOC109081079 isoform X3, with the protein MPGETAHRSGPTQGLLDSGDPQSELPGPDLSGQTSSSSASTPTDSASSPSPSSPPKLSPLCTPFGPRLVMAKPTTSPRPQPEGASFELEGYSGNFGRPTGRFGRGACRRGPMKMERIKVLTGSEIESDFQEPETMDSRVVMGQEALLRNMDTQSGVLLGKQIGQETPSSGHQPSEPSMKCHIGLDENAKLDTGQVSSTADQTKSLTSVPEQEKSIGQIPECQVLESKVRDAELTDSSTLFPDNEGEPLSLSQGEVPSLSFSEPPYVVDPQRIGVLPGLDPDRYYTAPSTPIKMAYCSHLKQQWRPGSPSQSPGSPTDESDLCSPPTSPSGSYMTAEGGSWTSYTSSTSHSCSPNLTAEAELQEAPACYVESLSEIGDELGDDRTGNERDACLGKPDMPELLQDVACEVDILTRDTCSPHWVTEHVSTQENSSNKSKTDCQEDTGVSEGSLRPRDFQKAPDATQTFNDSHQSLEIDFNACFSEPSVSLDHPITPDDNASAALDTGSETPVTHSPETVDIESNSSNSLYLSASAPLFHGYSREDGLGSDAMFPASMLPFHGSLIIQADSMDITLFPTDDEQGNDVDAYAAGEEEADVDEYDDEDECDVEDVVNDEAQQQKAAWKVEKEVEDPNEDDTSASFLNSLSENSINEGVDESFAFQDDTEGSIDSTSYNGDEDDHMYSTEKHAELAQQFPGPDEPVQVEDDHLYSTEKHAELSQQFPGPDEPVQSVSHAKPESSGSESEMEISSGSSELPRVELQENLADCSVQGESVITQQISETKLLKGELSKELTAQTETMDMEGKQSTDPSTVTVTSEKGQQIATDDPTLPVDQGKVEQICSTVDSCVAGATAADMCYKTNVDDSQELDQKNGNSMELAETATNDLNKGVPQLTYLDECSPTNIPVCAYPELCDISDNLTPTDVLPFERSMNQDNLTENQPGNDVNQTSQTMSCSTYSRLVISPKKENSESYMTEEELYSESWTPRDPLSLGECCDFEAENLLMCEIARSVQSKGLPVSHNIAAGEDIMGDDEDNNRYCDLQEKMTDIDVGEVESNIASWRSIQDLSEAGGGEDDANNLQNPESNQLIDCSSDKGLMPLWNDPEKTSTPLILSASSEITLNMLSDDAKDVKDQTPNTDFNIPEDLSSDPLRKESDEITSERPQDVESCQGPNNVTLTATISPEHADLCGSSSKTVISYQSDNLGPVSNQGHSNSQKITLTNTDSVLENNLTFNLQGGSFGTFTFRKKPTDIKIVDPSESTIPQQISVSHKETSNSHDVASNEVVGEKVIQLRAHIKHETVTDEAKTTDRQFLEQETTTDAQDQETAKSDSHEKGKEGLKTCQKREEQDFTENVSFLEQNKNSDGDSHKSGLSQADSDEATPKTAQIANSGHATKPKVTDALKANIADLASMGNEKIQCQGKEMETTDIQAPHFDIFSVREEFGETLQKDDVSITENTALNQTPEQSMFDSPDPSCIEPKESVHTEPVAVTQTTDLTRPDGQKELSDRSLSRGSLTESTRDINDNHVGGSSFLRVDMPEQEMVSPTCSSTVVQEKDLSTPIQESQPIHEISQTSAAFSHIQPAPDSKPSQPDYQSPIRTPEISSMESAARETEEQTPTLVPIQDTYDHESERTVMTAKPCRHENPPVCKGHQTEQSQSTTPTGQTDSTHVQRTLNQSDEREMLPCISPRPDSLVKTQQKQAERLSIERDLCPISYRSKGPEDVDLPFKNNIGSGNETDSDGSVPELEEPSGTLLRPSNPQLAHSPADESVSRAKQSRSEKKARKAMSKLGLKQIHGVTRITIRKSKNILFVITRPDVFKSPASDIYIVFGEAKIEDLSQQVHKAAAEKFKVPLDPSPLPSDITPTLTIKEESEEEEELDEGGLEQRDIELVMAQANVSRAKAVRALRHNKNDIVNAIMELTM; encoded by the exons ATGCCTGGTGAGACTGCACATCGGAGCGGCCCCACACAGGGCCTTTTGGACTCTGGAGACCCACAATCAGAGCTGCCAGGACCAG ATCTGTCTGGTCAAACATCCAGCTCTTCAGCCTCAACTCCAACAGACAGTGCCTCCAGTCCTTCTCCCAGCAGCCCTCCAAAACTCTCCCCACTATGTACTCCTTTTGGACCCCGCCTGGTAATGGCCAAACCAACCACATCTCCTCGCCCACAGCCTGAGGGTGCAAGTTTTGAATTAGAAGGGTATTCTGGAAATTTCGGCCGACCAACAGGGCGGTTTGGTAGAGGAGCCTGCAGACGAGGTCCTATGAAAATGGAACGGATCAAAGTCCTAACTGGATCAGAAATAGAAAGTGACTTTCAAGAGCCAGAGACCATGGACTCAAGGGTGGTAATGGGGCAAGAGGCTCTGCTGAGAAACATGGACACACAAAGTGGAGTGCTGCTAGGAAAGCAGATAGGTCAAGAAACACCTAGTTCAGGACACCAGCCCTCAGAACCTTCCATGAAATGTCACATTGGGCTAGATGAAAATGCAAAGCTAGATACTGGTCAGGTGAGTTCTACTGCAGATCAGACTAAGAGTTTGACTTCAGTTCCAGAACAGGAGAAAAGCATAGGTCAGATACCTGAATGTCAAGTCCTAGAGTCCAAAGTGAGAGATGCCGAATTGACAGACAGCAGTACTCTTTTCCCAGATAATGAGGGAGAGCCACTGTCTTTATCTCAGGGTGAAGTGCCTTCCTTGTCATTTTCCGAGCCTCCCTATGTTGTTGACCCACAACGCATTGGTGTCCTTCCAGGACTTGATCCTGATCGCTACTATACAGCCCCTTCCACCCCCATTAAGATGGCTTACTGCTCACATCTCAAGCAACAGTGGCGCCCAGGGAGCCCAAGCcaaagtccaggatctccaacTGATGAGTCTGATCTGTGCTCCCCTCCTACCTCTCCCTCTGGTTCCTACATGACTGCTGAGGGAGGCAGCTGGACTTCATACACCTCCAGCACCTCCCACTCATGCTCTCCAAACTTAACAGCTGAGGCAGAGTTGCAAGAAGCTCCTGCTTGCTATGTGGAGTCCCTCTCAGAGATTGGTGATGAGCTTGGAGATGATCGAACTGGTAACGAAAGGGATGCTTGTCTGGGTAAACCTGATATGCCGGAGTTGCTGCAAGATGTTGCCTGTGAAGTGGATATACTAACAAGGGACACCTGTAGTCCTCATTGGGTTACAGAACATGTTTCCACACAAGAGAACAGCAGCAACAAGAGTAAAACAGACTGCCAGGAGGACACAGGGGTGTCTGAGGGCTCTCTGAGGCCTAGAGATTTCCAGAAAGCCCCTGATGCAACTCAAACTTTTAATGATTCACATCAAAGTCTTGAAATAGATTTCAATGCCTGTTTCTCAGAGCCATCTGTGAGCCTGGATCACCCTATAACACCAGACGATAATGCATCTGCTGCACTGGATACAGGGAGCGAAACCCCTGTCACCCACTCTCCAGAGACTGTAGACATAGAAAGTAATAGCAGTAATAGTTTATATCTCAGTGCCTCTGCTCCTCTGTTCCATGGCTATTCTAGAGAGGATGGGCTTGGGAGTGATGCAATGTTTCCTGCTTCTATGTTGCCTTTCCATGGAAGCCTGATAATCCAGGCAGATTCCATGGATATAACCCTGTTCCCCACTGATGATGAGCAGGGGAATGATGTGGATGCATATGCTGCTGGAGAAGAGGAAGCCGATGTAGATGAgtatgatgatgaagatgagtgTGATGTTGAAGATGTGGTTAATGATGAGGCACAGCAACAAAAGGCAGCTTGGAAGGTTGAAAAGGAAGTGGAAGACCCAAATGAAGATGACACCTCTGCATCCTTTCTAAATTCCCTTTCAGAGAATTCAATAAACGAAGGTGTAGATGAGTCCTTTGCTTTTCAGGATGACACTGAGGGCTCAATTGATTCCACGTCTTATAACGGGGATGAAGACGACCATATGTACTCCACAGAGAAGCATGCAGAACTCGCTCAACAGTTCCCTGGGCCAGATGAACCTGTGCAGGTTGAAGACGACCATCTGTACTCCACAGAGAAGCATGCAGAACTCTCCCAACAGTTCCCTGGGCCAGATGAACCTGTGCAG TCAGTAAGCCATGCAAAACCCGAATCTTCTGGTAGTGAGAGTGAAATGGAGATATCCTCCGGATCATCTGAACTTCCACGTGTAGAACTTCAAGAGAATCTGGCAGACTGCAGTGTTCAAGGTGAAAGCGTAATCACACAACAAATTTCAGAAACAAAGTTGCTGAAGGGTGAGCTTTCAAAAGAATTGACTGCACAGACCGAAACAATGGATATGGAAGGAAAACAGAGTACAGATCCATCAACAGTCACGGTAACATCAGAGAAAGGACAGCAGATCGCCACAGATGATCCAACATTACCTGTTGATCAAGGCAAAGTAGAACAAATTTGTAGTACAGTTGATTCCTGTGTGGCAGGTGCTACAGCTGCTGACATGTGCTACAAGACTAACGTAGATGATAGCCAGGAACTGGATCAGAAAAATGGAAATAGTATGGAGTTAGCAGAAACCGCAACCAATGACCTAAATAAGGGAGTCCCCCAACTAACATACCTGGATGAATGCAGCCCCACAAACATTCCAGTTTGTGCCTATCCTGAACTGTGTGACATCTCAGATAATTTAACACCAACTGATGTTTTACCATTTGAACGTTCCATGAATCAAGATAATCTGACAGAGAATCAACCTGGCAATGATGTAAACCAAACCTCTCAAACTATGTCCTGCTCCACATACAGCAGACTTGTCATTTCGCCAAAGAAAGAGAACTCTGAGAGCTATATGACAGAAGAGGAACTTTACTCTGAGAGTTGGACACCAAGGGACCCCTTGTCTTTAGGTGAATGCTGTGACTTTGAGGCTGAAAATCTGCTCATGTGTGAGATAGCTAGATCAGTGCAGAGTAAAGGTTTGCCTGTCTCTCATAACATTGCCGCTGGAGAAGACATCATGGGTGATGATGAGGACAACAACCGATATTGTGACCTCCAAGAGAAAATGACAGACATTGATGTTGGTGAGGTTGAGTCAAACATTGCCAGCTGGAGATCGATTCAAGATCTTTCAGAGGCAGGAGGGGGTGAGGATGATGCAAATAACCTTCAAAATCCAGAGAGCAATCAACTCATAGATTGCAGTTCAGATAAGGGTCTGATGCCATTGTGGAATGATCCAGAAAAAACTTCCACACCCTTAATCCTGAGTGCTTCATCAGAAATTACATTGAATatgctttcagatgatgcaaaAGATGTGAAAGATCAAACTCCAAATACAGACTTCAACATTCCAGAGGATTTATCTTCAGACCCATTAAGGAAGGAAAGTGATGAAATAACATCTGAACGGCCTCAGGATGTGGAATCTTGTCAAGGACCTAATAATGTCACATTAACAGCAACCATTTCCCCAGAACACGCTGATCTTTGTGGATCTTCTTCAAAAACAGTCATTTCTTACCAATCAGATAATCTTGGTCCAGTTTCAAATCAGGGTCATtcaaattctcaaaaaattaccCTAACAAACACTGACTCTGTCTTGGAAAACAATCTCACATTCAACTTGCAAGGAGGATCGTTTGGTACCTTCACATTCAGAAAGAAACCAACTGATATAAAGATTGTTGACCCCTCAGAATCAACAATTCCCCAACAGATTTCCGTCTCTCATAAAGAGACATCAAACTCCCATGATGTGGCTTCAAATGAGGTTGTGGGGGAGAAAGTAATTCAGTTAAGAGCACACATCAAACATGAAACAGTAACAGATGAAGCTAAAACCACTGACAGACAATTTCTTGAACAAGAGACTACAACTGACgctcaggatcaggaaacagcTAAATCTGACTCACATGAGAAGGGAAAAGAGGGATTGAAAACATGTCAAAAGAGAGAGGAACAAGATTTTACAGAGAATGTTTCATTCCTGGAGCAGAACAAAAATTCTGATGGCGATTCACATAAATCAGGTCTTTCCCAAGCTGACAGTGATGAGGCAACACCAAAAACAGCACAGATTGCTAATTCTGGTCATGCCACAAAACCAAAGGTAACTGATGCCCTTAAAGCCAACATTGCAGATTTAGCCTCAATGGGAAATGAAAAGATCCAGTGCCAAGGAAAGGAAATGGAGACTACAGATATTCAAGCTccacattttgatatattttcagtgAGAGAGGAATTTGGTGAAACCCTGCAGAAAGATGATGTCTCTATAACAGAGAACACTGCACTTAACCAAACACCAGAACAATCAATGTTTGACTCCCCTGACCCTAGCTGTATTGAGCCAAAAGAGTCTGTTCATACAGAGCcagttgctgtaactcagacaACAGACCTTACAAGGCCAGATGGGCAGAAAGAACTTTCAGACAGATCTTTGAGCAGAGGAAGTTTGACAGAAAGCACAAGAGACATCAATGACAATCACGTAGGGGGCAGTTCATTCCTCAGGGTGGACATGCCAGAACAAGAAATGGTCTCTCCAACATGTTCATCCACTGTTGTCCAGGAGAAGGATCTCTCTACCCCCATTCAGGAGTCACAGCCCATCCATGAGATCTCCCAAACTTCTGCTGCCTTCTCACATATTCAGCCAGCTCCTGACAGCAAACCCAGCCAACCTGACTATCAAAGTCCCATTCGGACTCCTGAAATAAGCAGTATGGAATCAGCAGCAAGGGAAACAGAGGAACAAACACCAACTTTGGTTCCTATTCAAGACACATATGATCATGAAAGTGAAAGAACAGTCATGACAGCAAAACCATGCAGACATGAGAACCCTCCAG taTGCAAGGGACACCAAACAGAACAGTCCCAGTCCACAACACCCACTGGACAAACAGACAGTACCCATGTCCAAAGAACACTGAATCAGTCAGATGAAAGAGAGATGCTCCCCTGCATCAGTCCACGACCAGACTCCTTGGTAAAAACTCAGCAAAAGCAAGCTGAGCGACTGAGTATAGAGCGAGACTTGTGCCCAATTAGCTACAGATCAAAAGGCCCAGAGGATGTGGATCTCCCCTTCAAAAACAATA tagGTTCAGGTAATGAAACAGACAGTGATGGCTCAGTACCTGAGCTAGAGGAACCCAGTGGGACATTGCTGAGACCCTCAAATCCACAG